A genomic stretch from Limanda limanda chromosome 11, fLimLim1.1, whole genome shotgun sequence includes:
- the LOC133014537 gene encoding glutamate receptor ionotropic, NMDA 2D, which produces MEQQKPKCGLHAPHFQQLHTPDSTDSFPQFTIPQQIRCSKGSGTLPPLKFSRRKAAQRGTDASNRLLPERLPPLLRLILSESPQALAAAEACTVKGVAMVAIPTLSLLLVLAEWTGLVDASPHLLLRPSPRERDAGAMMNFNIAVIHAGATGAAEASVSGSGGRVLYPGFGRVYGSLGESVVTQWGSANVIWLQVNDSSPKTVLSQLCELLAARPLQGLVYEEERPPRTAWGPLAPMLEFVSAQTGLPIVAVGGGAGLGRMPQESGSIFLQFSSSTALQLEVIFEVLEEYDWTAFSVVCTRHHGYQDFLSVVEGLTDGSFIGWEKKSVVILNVTDDPGGARTRRLLKENEAQVRLLYCSQEEAELVFKAAWAAGQAGASHMWFAVGPALSGLGMENLPRAVFAVRPQGWRDEPRRRIARGVSVLTHGAVAMRKDYGTTGGPNFVTNCMTDANQTQRVRGRMRYFSNITLGGRDYSFSIDGYLSNPFLDVISWTPGRGWEDVGWWENGVLRLRYPAWSRYGPFLKPPDDAQHLRVVTLEERPFVIVELADAASGTCIRDSVPCRRPLNASSIHEGVAPMKQCCKGFCIDILKRLAKIVGFTYDLYLVTNGKHGKKIDGVWNGMIGEVVYKRADMAIGSLTINEERSEVVDFSVPFVETGISVMVSRSNGTVSPSAFLEPYSPAVWVMMFVMCLTVVAVTVFIFEFFSPVGYNRSLQNGKKAGGSTFTIGKSVWLLWAIVFNNSVPVENPRGTTSKIMVLIWAFFAVIFLASYTANLAAFMIQEEYIDTVSGLSDKKFQHPEEQYPPLKFGTVPNGSTEKNIRSNYPDMHQYMGKYNQRGVEDAILNLKTGKLDAFIYDAAVLNYMARKDEGCKVMTIGSGKVFATTGYGIALHKNSRWKRPLDLALLQLVGDDEIEMLERLWLSGICHNDKIEVMSSKLDIDNMAGVFYMLLVAMGLSLLVFAWEHLVYWKLRHCMATSSGKLDFLLAISRGMYSCCSFEDETAPGGAKSLPTHHHTAMVTVPSQPHVVSTSMTNPVIAMVQQQQPPQQQQPQTVYKTPLPGSPPTMMHSGTALGPSNTPIAGAPLPCTTFLPRPDRRLAVVDRWRLPKTAPATNPMAVRWPVTDMGPFAQKVPPNWAPSAGGAGGLDGYKRYYGPIDPEGLGPCMEQQAGSQTPKTMPRGAVKALGTPRVPPKSQAPLPPTPPLPHPSPPLPSSFWRKRRPKKAKEPGGPLYENILPLGRRGAARDEVREGGGRRARPLSPPLSLPVPVPLSPSYTPPSPSASLHYTSSTSSSTTSSTSTSSSASSSRSTSPTYSYSSSRSTRDRTGGIDGEDDDDDEELTEESSLLLGRGRDRERSIIRPRSFSHGRLPPPIPPRKPRTSWGDRERERERGGSQLSQLQEWWASWSERERSGAGVDSERQKREKKRRKEKEKEKKKKKKNKKRKKREERERERERERKRRKVKKKKKKPHPYPHPHSRSHTSHSKRGATTLSHSQEELLPHCHSFSGVSRPKPLPPKPDQSKSGSQSNLSLSTQPTDHPPLPSPSPPQQSSMSPSSLPMPIPPPPSTSPISPPAGVGMGGQGQAQASASAKLQYQRLRSVPQPRRFYSPHLPLKAKSLCSRRGSAHFSSLESEV; this is translated from the exons ATGGAGCAGCAGAAGCCTAAATGTGGGCTGCACGCACCGCACTTCCAACAACTCCACACTCCAGACTCCACAGACTCCTTCCCTCAATTCACAATCCCCCAGCAGATCCGATGCAGCAAAGGGTCTGGCACGCTGCCTCCACTGAAGTTCAGCAGGAGAAAGGCGGCTCAGAGAGGCACGGATGCCAGCAACCGACTTCTACCCGAGCGGCTTCCTCCTCTCTTGCGACTGATTCTTTCAGAATCACCGCAGGCTCTCGCTGCAGCAGAAGCATGTACAGTTAAGGGG GTTGCCATGGTCGCCAtacctactctctctctcctattgGTCCTGGCAGAGTGGACAGGTCTGGTGGACGCCTCCCCCCACCTCCTGCTCCGGCCCAGTCCGCGGGAGCGTGATGCAGGGGCCATGATGAACTTCAACATCGCCGTGATCCACGCTGGTGCTACAGGGGCGGCCGAGGCGTCGGTGTCGGGGTCCGGGGGCCGGGTCCTCTACCCGGGGTTCGGCCGGGTGTACGGCTCCCTGGGGGAGAGCGTGGTCACCCAGTGGGGCTCTGCGAATGTCATCTGGCTACAG GTGAATGACAGTAGTCCTAAGACGGTGCTGTCCCAGCTGTGTGAGCTGCTGGCGGCGCGGCCCCTGCAGGGTCTGGTTTACGAAGAGGAGAGGCCCCCCCGCACAGCCTGGGGTCCATTGGCCCCCATGCTGGAGTTTGTCTCGGCGCAAACAGGACTGCCCATAGTGGCTGTAGGAGGGGGAGCGGGGCTGGGGAGGATGCCACAG GAATCAGGTTCCATCTTTCTCCAGTTCAGCTCGTCCACTGCCCTCCAGTTGGAGGTCATCttcgaggtgctggaggagtaCGACTGGACGGCCTTCTCCGTGGTGTGCACCCGTCACCACGGCTACCAGGACTTCCTGTCCGTGGTGGAGGGCCTGACGGACGGCTCGTTCATTGGCTGGGAGAAGAAGAGCGTGGTGATCCTGAACGTGACCGACGACCCCGGGGGGGCACGCACGCGCAGGCTGCTGAAGGAGAACGAGGCGCAG gtaCGTTTGCTGTACTGCTCCCAGGAGGAGGCCGAGCTGGTGTTCAAAGCCGCCTGGGCCGCCGGTCAGGCCGGAGCCTCTCACATGTGGTTCGCCGTGGGGCCGGCTCTCTCAGGTTTAGGGATGGAGAACCTACCGCGGGCCGTGTTTGCCGTGCGGCCTCAGGGCTGGAGGGACGAGCCGCGGCGTCGGATTGCTCGCGGTGTGTCCGTGCTGACTCACGGGGCGGTGGCCATGCGCAAGGATTACGGAACAACGGGTGGGCCAAACTTTGTCACCAACTGCATGACGGATGCCAATCAGACTCAGAGAGTGCGGGGCAGGATGAG GTATTTCAGCAACATCACACTTGGGGGTCGTGACTACTCCTTCAGCATCGATGGTTACCTGTCGAACCCATTCCTGGATGTCATTTCCTGGACACCTGGACGGGGATGGGAAGAT GTAGGCTGGTGGGAGAATGGCGTGCTGAGGCTCCGGTACCCGGCCTGGTCCCGCTACGGGCCGTTCCTTAAACCACCTGATGATGCCCAGCACCTGCGTGTTGTCACTCTGGAGGAAAGGCCATTTGTCATCGTGGAGCTGGCGGACGCAGCGTCGGGAACCTGCATCCGTGACTCAGTGCCCTGCAGACGACCCCTCAATGCCAG TTCCATCCATGAGGGCGTGGCTCCCATGAAGCAGTGCTGCAAAGGCTTCTGCATTGACATCCTCAAGAGACTGGCCAAGATTGTTGGCTTCACCTATGACCTTTACCTAGTGACCAATGGGAAACACGGGAAGAAAATTGATGGAGTTTGGAACGGCATGATTGGAGAG GTGGTTTACAAGCGAGCGGACATGGCCATCGGCTCGCTGACTATCAATGAGGAGCGGTCGGAGGTTGTGGATTTTTCCGTCCCTTTTGTGGAGACGGGGATCAGTGTCATGGTCTCCCGTAGCAACGGAACTGTATCACCATCAGCTTTCTTAG AGCCCTACAGCCCAGCAGTGTGGGTGATGATGTTCGTCATGTGCCTGACTGTGGTCGCTGTGACCGTCTTTATTTTTGAGTTCTTCAGCCCTGTGGGCTACAACCGCAGTCTCCAGAATGGCAAGA AGGCTGGAGGGTCTACTTTCACTATAGGGAAGTCTGTATGGCTTTTATGGGCCATTGTCTTCAACAACTCTGTGCCGGTGGAGAACCCCAGAGGAACCACCAGCAAGATCATGGTGCTGATCTGGGCCTTCTTTGCCGTCATCTTTCTGGCCTCCTACACTGCTAACCTGGCCGCTTTCATGATCCAGGAGGAGTACATTGACACTGTGTCGGGCCTCTCGGACAAGAAG TTTCAGCATCCCGAGGAGCAGTACCCACCTCTCAAGTTTGGCACGGTGCCCAACGGAAGCACGGAAAAGAATATCCGCTCCAACTACCCAGACATGCACCAGTACATGGGCAAATACAACCAGAGAGGAGTGGAGGATGCCATACTCAACCTAAAGACCGG GAAACTGGATGCTTTTATTTATGATGCTGCAGTATTGAACTATATGGCCAGGAAGGACGAAGGTTGTAAG GTGATGACCATAGGCTCGGGGAAGGTTTTTGCCACCACAGGCTACGGTATCGCCCTGCACAAAAACTCACGCTGGAAACGTCCTCTTGACCTGgccctgctgcagctggtgggAGATG ATGAGATTGAGATGCTGGAGCGCCTCTGGCTCTCTGGTATTTGCCATAATGACAAAATTGAGGTGATGAGCAGTAAACTGGATATTGACAACATGGCCGGGGTCTTCTACATGCTGCTGGTGGCCATGGGCCTGAGTCTGCTGGTGTTTGCCTGGGAACACTTGGTCTACTGGAAGCTGCGCCACTGCATGGCCACCAGTTCCGGCAAATTGGACTTTCTCCTTGCAATTAGCAGG ggCATGTATAGCTGTTGCAGCTTTGAGGATGAAACAGCACCAGGTGGAGCAAAATCTTTGCCCACTCATCACCATACGGCAATGGTGACAGTTCCATCCCAGCCACATGTTGTCTCAACGTCTATGACCAACCCGGTTATTGCAATGGTGCAACAGCAGCAACCACCGCAACAGCAGCAACCACAGACTGTCTACAAAACACCTCTACCAGGCTCACCTCCCACCATGATGCATTCTGGGACAGCACTGGGCCCCTCCAATACACCCATTGCTGGCGCACCCCTCCCTTGCACCACCTTTCTGCCTCGGCCAGATCGCAGACTGGCTGTGGTGGATCGCTGGAGACTGCCGAAAACGGCTCCAGCTACCAACCCTATGGCTGTGAGGTGGCCCGTCACTGACATGGGACCCTTTGCTCAGAAAGTCCCACCCAACTGGGCTCCAAGTGCTGGAGGTGCTGGGGGACTCGATGGTTATAAGAGATACTATGGTCCCATTGACCCTGAGGGACTGGGGCCCTGCATGGAGCAGCAGGCAGGGTCCCAGACCCCCAAGACTATGCCCAGGG GGGCCGTTAAAGCTCTGGGCACTCCCAGAGTGCCTCCTAAGAGTCAGGCCCCTCTGCCTCCTACACCCCCACTGCCacacccctctccccctctcccctcatCCTTCTGGAGGAAACGCAGACCCAAAAAGGCCAAAGAGCCTGGAGGGCCACTGTATGAGAACATTCTGCCCCTGGGGCGGAGGGGAGCAGCACGAGAtgaagtgagggagggaggagggagaagggcaCGCCCGCTCTCTCCCCCGCTCTCACTTCCAGTGCCAGTACCCCTCAGCCCCTCCTATACACCTCCTTCTCCATCTGCGTCCTTGCACTATACGTCCTCGACGTCTTCGTCGACCACTTCATCCACATCCACATCTTCATCTGCTTCATCTTCTCGCTCCACCTCTCCCACCTACTCTTACAGCTCCTCCAGGAGCACACGAGACAGGACTGGAGGAATAGAtggagaggatgatgatgacgatgaggaGCTGACAGAAGAGTCAAGCCTCCTCCTCGGCAGGGGGAGGGACAGAGAACGCTCAATCATCCGGCCTCGTTCCTTCAGCCACGGGCGCCTGCCACCACCCATACCCCCCAGAAAACCACGAACATCCTggggtgacagagagagagaaagagagagaggggggagtcAACTATCTCAACTCCAAGAGTGGTGGGCAAGctggagtgaaagagagaggagtggaGCGGGCGTTGATTCTGAGAggcaaaaaagggaaaagaaaaggaggaaagagaaggagaaagagaagaagaagaagaaaaagaacaaaaagaggaaaaagagggaagaaagggaaagagagcgagagagagaaaggaagcgGCGAAaggtgaaaaagaagaaaaagaag CCCCATCCTTACCCACATCCCCACAGTCGCTCACACACCTCCCACTCCAAACGAGGGGCCACAACCCTTTCCCATAGCCAGGAAGAGCTGCTCCCCCACTGCCACAGCTTCAGCGGAGTCTCTCGCCCCAAGCCTCTGCCTCCCAAACCAGACCAGTCCAAATCCGGCAGCCAATCTAACCTCAGCCTCAGCACACAGCCCACAGACCATCCGCCTCTGCCTTCACCGTCGCCCCCCCAGCAGTCGTCcatgtctccctcctccctcccgaTGCCCATCCCGCCTCCGCCCTCCACGTCCCCCATCTCGCCACCTGCCGGGGTAGGGATGGGGGGCCAGGGACAGGCTCAGGCTTCGGCCAGTGCCAAACTCCAATATCAGAGACTGCGCTCGGTGCCACAGCCGCGGAGGTTCTACTCCCCCCACCTGCCTCTCAAAGCCAAGAGCCTGTGCTCCCGCCGAGGGTCGGCCCATTTCTCCAGcctggagagtgaggtatga